Proteins from a genomic interval of Treponema brennaborense DSM 12168:
- a CDS encoding ATP-binding cassette domain-containing protein, with product MEHSASLITVQSCRIVRNGEPAVAAFLWTMKPGRTWLVTGPNGGGKAHFIAALAGSSGAAFEPVGEGALYANIFKNDTAVVSLETAAALIAEERANDDGDYIEGGVDIGRTARRYISEVYDGGSPLEALSEIALCGVQPVLDRGLKYLSTGEIRRVLLCRALLSGKKLLILSDPFAGLDAASRTVLRNFFSGALAASAEPSPQTRPTLLLCMERYREIPDGVSDVIEFSGGAVGYCGDRAGYEAELALREREESSAAAAEKSAVAERFCELKNERALFGTSAPSAPSATSAASAPSADKPQLVAVQLSASAPSASVREIERTELVRMRNVTVGWDGRIVLDALDWTLYAGEHWLIRGPNGSGKTTFLELITGDNMQVFSNDVSLFGRRRGTGETLWELKEQMGIVSYRLHLEYRMVGGTDLEAVLLSGLHDSIGLYEQRSQVEQLSVRKWLALGGFAGREREPFNSLSYGEQRAVLILRAAVKCPPLLILDEPCHGLDETHRARILGLLESVAETGTSTLLHVTHDPAEALPCEKHILELRPGETPMYRIIEPETV from the coding sequence ATGGAACACTCTGCATCGCTTATTACCGTACAATCGTGCCGTATCGTCCGTAACGGCGAACCGGCCGTGGCCGCGTTCTTGTGGACGATGAAGCCCGGCCGGACGTGGCTGGTAACCGGACCGAACGGCGGCGGCAAGGCGCATTTTATTGCGGCGCTCGCCGGTTCTTCCGGCGCCGCGTTTGAACCCGTCGGAGAAGGCGCCCTGTACGCGAACATATTCAAAAACGATACCGCCGTGGTCTCTCTTGAAACTGCCGCGGCGCTCATTGCCGAAGAACGCGCCAACGACGACGGCGACTATATCGAAGGCGGCGTCGATATCGGACGCACCGCGCGCCGCTATATTTCGGAAGTATACGACGGCGGCTCTCCGCTGGAAGCTCTGAGCGAAATCGCGCTGTGCGGCGTGCAGCCGGTGCTCGATCGCGGCTTGAAATATCTTTCAACCGGCGAAATCCGGCGCGTTCTGCTGTGCCGGGCGCTGTTGTCGGGCAAAAAACTGCTGATCCTGTCCGATCCGTTCGCCGGTCTCGACGCCGCGTCGCGCACCGTGCTGCGGAATTTCTTTTCCGGCGCGCTTGCAGCTTCCGCCGAACCGTCGCCGCAAACCCGCCCGACGCTCCTTTTATGCATGGAACGCTATCGTGAAATTCCCGACGGCGTTTCCGACGTTATCGAATTTTCCGGCGGAGCGGTCGGGTATTGCGGCGACCGTGCAGGCTATGAAGCCGAACTCGCGCTTCGGGAACGGGAAGAAAGCTCCGCCGCCGCTGCGGAAAAATCCGCCGTTGCGGAACGTTTCTGCGAGCTCAAAAACGAACGCGCCCTGTTCGGCACTTCGGCGCCGTCCGCCCCTTCGGCTACATCCGCTGCTTCGGCGCCGTCCGCCGACAAGCCGCAGCTTGTCGCTGTGCAGCTTTCTGCTTCGGCGCCGTCCGCTTCGGTGCGTGAAATCGAGCGGACCGAGTTGGTCCGTATGCGCAACGTTACGGTCGGCTGGGACGGCCGTATCGTGCTCGACGCGCTCGATTGGACGCTGTATGCCGGCGAACATTGGCTTATCCGCGGTCCGAACGGTTCGGGAAAGACGACGTTCCTCGAACTGATCACCGGCGACAACATGCAGGTTTTCAGCAACGACGTTTCCCTGTTCGGCCGCCGCCGCGGTACCGGTGAAACGCTGTGGGAATTGAAAGAACAGATGGGAATCGTTTCGTACCGCCTGCACCTCGAATACCGGATGGTCGGCGGCACCGATCTTGAAGCCGTCCTGCTTTCGGGGCTGCACGACAGCATCGGACTGTACGAACAGCGTTCGCAGGTGGAACAGCTGTCCGTCCGCAAATGGCTCGCGCTCGGCGGCTTCGCCGGCAGGGAGCGCGAACCGTTTAATTCGCTGTCGTACGGTGAACAGCGCGCCGTCCTTATTCTGCGCGCCGCAGTCAAATGCCCGCCGCTGCTGATTCTCGACGAACCGTGCCACGGCCTTGACGAAACGCATCGCGCGCGCATTCTCGGTCTGCTCGAATCCGTTGCGGAAACGGGAACGTCCACGCTGCTGCACGTTACGCACGATCCTGCCGAAGCGCTGCCGTGTGAAAAGCATATTCTGGAACTGCGCCCCGGAGAAACGCCCATGTACCGTATTATCGAACCGGAGACCGTATGA
- a CDS encoding exodeoxyribonuclease III has product MKRIISWNVNGIRAAEKKGFLQWAAYSGADIICIQETKARPEQLSSELIAPAAADGRTYKSYWSSAKRPGYSGTAIYSLQEPDSVELMNNPAFDDEGRVLAAKYGTLAVISAYFPNSQEAGARLAYKLDFCRAMLAFCADLVKNGYDIVLCGDYNIAHKPIDLANPKANEGNAGYLPEERAWMDEFTAAGFCDTFRKFCTDGQQYTWWSYRFHAREKNIGWRIDYQCVNEAFAGKVVASAILNDVQGSDHCPIVLEAEV; this is encoded by the coding sequence ATGAAACGGATTATATCATGGAACGTAAACGGCATCCGCGCGGCGGAAAAAAAGGGATTTTTGCAGTGGGCGGCGTACAGCGGAGCCGACATCATATGCATCCAGGAAACGAAGGCGCGCCCCGAACAGCTGTCTTCAGAACTGATCGCACCGGCCGCAGCGGACGGACGGACGTATAAGTCGTACTGGTCGAGCGCGAAACGTCCCGGCTATTCGGGTACGGCAATTTACAGTTTGCAGGAACCGGATTCCGTCGAATTGATGAACAATCCGGCGTTCGACGACGAAGGCCGCGTTCTGGCGGCAAAGTACGGTACGCTGGCCGTAATCAGTGCGTATTTTCCGAACAGTCAGGAAGCGGGAGCCAGATTGGCCTATAAGCTCGATTTCTGCCGCGCGATGCTCGCGTTCTGCGCGGATCTCGTGAAAAACGGATACGATATCGTGCTGTGCGGTGATTACAATATCGCGCACAAACCGATCGATCTTGCGAATCCGAAAGCGAACGAAGGCAACGCCGGATATCTGCCGGAAGAGCGCGCCTGGATGGATGAGTTCACCGCCGCCGGCTTCTGCGACACGTTCAGGAAATTCTGCACCGACGGGCAGCAGTACACCTGGTGGAGTTATCGGTTTCACGCGCGCGAAAAAAACATCGGGTGGCGTATAGATTACCAGTGCGTGAACGAGGCTTTTGCCGGCAAAGTCGTGGCGTCGGCGATTCTGAACGACGTTCAAGGTTCTGATCACTGCCCCATCGTTTTGGAAGCGGAGGTGTAA
- a CDS encoding ABC transporter substrate-binding protein: protein MKKVLRTCAAFLCAALIAAAVFAAGGKDSGSGNGAVPTVKWVLIGNGMPDNYDAWIASVNTYLERKLGCRLAVEVISWGNWNTRRNVIINTNEPFDIIFTDENTFVKDVALGAYADLTPYLEQRRALTDFIPADYFRATTIKGKVYGIPTYKDSSATYYFVWDKAITDKYGVPYETLDTLEKIEPYAEKIRAGEGKPVRILANDAPTIFWYDPIGTGLTAMGVDIHDKTRTVVPVFEQADVMNHLRTLHRWYKKGLVNADAATLPEAPQYMPLKVAQGWPFAAVTTWGPQMGCEAVVCQYGETILSNSTVLGSVNAISASSKHIDKALAVLELANTDTRFRDMLYYGLEGTDFTYTDDKKVHKINNSWPIPGYCQASFFTVSQQDTETYNQWDEVRKLNEQAIPSAMLGFSMDITPVENQVINCKNIWMKYKQQLLTGAVDPDVYVPQMMKEMRNAGFDRIISEAQKQIKAYF, encoded by the coding sequence ATGAAAAAGGTTTTGAGGACTTGCGCAGCCTTTCTTTGCGCGGCACTGATTGCTGCCGCCGTTTTTGCGGCGGGAGGAAAAGACTCCGGCAGCGGCAACGGCGCCGTTCCCACCGTGAAATGGGTTTTGATCGGAAACGGAATGCCTGACAATTACGACGCGTGGATCGCTTCCGTGAATACCTATCTTGAGCGGAAACTCGGCTGCCGTCTTGCGGTTGAAGTGATTTCATGGGGAAACTGGAACACCAGAAGAAACGTCATTATCAACACGAACGAACCGTTCGATATCATTTTTACGGATGAAAATACGTTCGTAAAGGACGTCGCGCTCGGTGCGTACGCGGATTTGACCCCGTATTTGGAACAGCGGCGCGCCCTGACAGATTTCATTCCGGCCGACTATTTCCGCGCGACGACGATAAAAGGCAAAGTATACGGTATTCCGACGTATAAAGATTCTTCGGCAACCTATTATTTCGTCTGGGACAAAGCGATTACCGACAAATACGGCGTTCCGTATGAAACCCTCGACACGCTTGAGAAAATTGAACCGTACGCGGAAAAAATTCGCGCCGGTGAAGGAAAACCCGTGCGCATTTTGGCGAACGACGCACCTACCATTTTCTGGTACGACCCGATCGGAACGGGACTGACCGCGATGGGCGTTGACATTCACGACAAGACGCGGACGGTCGTACCCGTGTTCGAGCAGGCCGATGTGATGAATCATCTGCGGACGCTGCATCGCTGGTACAAAAAGGGGCTGGTCAATGCCGACGCGGCGACGCTCCCCGAAGCGCCGCAATATATGCCGTTAAAAGTCGCTCAGGGCTGGCCGTTCGCCGCCGTAACGACCTGGGGACCGCAAATGGGATGCGAAGCAGTCGTCTGCCAGTACGGTGAAACCATTTTGTCCAATTCGACGGTTCTGGGTTCCGTAAACGCCATCAGCGCGTCGAGCAAACATATCGATAAAGCGCTTGCCGTTCTTGAACTTGCAAATACCGACACCCGTTTCCGCGACATGCTCTATTACGGACTTGAAGGTACGGATTTTACGTATACGGACGATAAAAAAGTCCACAAAATCAACAACAGTTGGCCGATTCCCGGTTACTGTCAGGCGTCGTTTTTTACCGTAAGCCAGCAGGATACCGAAACGTACAATCAGTGGGATGAAGTGCGGAAACTGAACGAACAGGCAATACCGTCGGCAATGCTCGGATTTTCCATGGATATCACGCCGGTCGAAAACCAAGTTATCAACTGTAAGAATATCTGGATGAAATATAAACAGCAGCTTTTGACCGGCGCCGTCGACCCGGACGTATACGTTCCGCAGATGATGAAAGAAATGCGGAACGCCGGCTTCGACCGGATTATCAGCGAAGCGCAAAAACAGATCAAGGCGTATTTCTGA
- a CDS encoding ABC transporter ATP-binding protein, with translation MQKQSSAEYQFNVRKPLATIVSLLAREKKNLIPAGLFFIIKNSPSWGFPIITAHIINAVTYILQNPADKTRWMHSIIVNLCVFAALAVQNIPSHTAFVYFLAKGIRSIEADMRLSIIRRLQQLSVSFQDKTPSGVIQSKILRDVESIRNVIMVLMNNYLSAITSCILAFVMTLQKVPIMAVLYSVTIPLVWLLMKIFRRRVNESNSRLRHDMEQMNADVAEMIAMLPVSKAHGVEDSEIRKMSQEFGIIFRNGLKLDTISAVFGSANWVAFQLLQAGCLLFTIPLALNGVIDTGDIILYQGFFSLVLGSVTAVINTYPDMLRGMEAVRSIGEILDSKELDYNEGKTRLADVSGCVSFNNIRFSYSAEKGIALKDVNFSVKQGENVAFVGESGSGKSTVIQLILGLRHPQRGTVTVDGHDLTQIDLRSYRQRISIVPQTVVLFSGTIADNISYGLPHVSFSRLKEAAEAANALEFIEKLPHGFDTIIDGTGNSLSGGQRQRIAIARAFIRDPRILILDEATSALDASSEQLVQSAVDTLIKNRTCFIVAHRLSTVRRADRIFVMKAGRIVEEGAYDHLLQAGGEFTRLHSLQS, from the coding sequence ATGCAAAAGCAGTCGTCCGCCGAATATCAGTTCAATGTGCGGAAACCGTTGGCGACAATCGTTTCCCTGTTGGCACGGGAAAAAAAGAATTTAATCCCCGCCGGATTGTTTTTTATAATAAAAAACAGTCCGTCATGGGGATTTCCGATTATAACGGCCCATATCATAAACGCAGTTACGTATATATTGCAAAATCCGGCAGATAAAACCCGCTGGATGCACAGCATTATCGTTAATTTGTGCGTGTTCGCGGCACTGGCCGTTCAGAATATACCAAGCCATACGGCATTCGTGTATTTTTTGGCAAAAGGGATCCGCAGCATTGAAGCCGACATGCGTTTGTCGATTATCAGACGCTTACAGCAGTTGTCGGTGTCTTTTCAGGATAAAACGCCTTCCGGTGTGATTCAGTCCAAAATTTTGCGCGATGTGGAATCCATCCGCAACGTCATCATGGTGCTGATGAATAACTACCTTTCGGCCATAACTTCCTGCATTCTGGCGTTCGTTATGACGCTGCAAAAAGTTCCGATCATGGCAGTTTTATATTCGGTTACGATACCGCTCGTATGGCTGCTGATGAAAATCTTCCGGCGGCGGGTTAACGAATCCAATTCCCGGCTCCGGCACGATATGGAACAAATGAACGCCGATGTTGCAGAAATGATAGCTATGCTGCCCGTCTCAAAGGCTCACGGAGTTGAAGATTCCGAGATACGTAAAATGTCGCAGGAATTCGGAATCATATTTCGGAACGGATTGAAATTGGATACCATAAGCGCCGTGTTCGGTTCCGCGAATTGGGTCGCTTTTCAGTTGTTGCAGGCCGGCTGCCTTCTGTTTACCATTCCGCTGGCATTGAACGGCGTTATCGATACGGGAGACATCATTTTGTATCAAGGATTTTTCAGTTTGGTCCTGGGATCCGTAACCGCCGTTATCAATACGTATCCGGACATGCTGCGCGGAATGGAAGCCGTGCGTTCAATCGGAGAAATCCTGGATTCAAAGGAACTTGATTACAATGAAGGAAAAACGCGCCTTGCGGACGTATCCGGCTGCGTCAGTTTTAATAATATCCGGTTTTCCTATTCTGCGGAAAAAGGAATCGCCTTAAAGGATGTGAATTTTTCCGTAAAACAAGGCGAAAACGTTGCATTCGTCGGCGAATCCGGCTCGGGAAAATCTACGGTTATTCAGCTCATCTTGGGCTTACGCCATCCGCAGCGCGGTACGGTAACCGTCGACGGACACGATTTGACGCAGATAGATTTACGTTCGTATCGTCAGCGGATTTCTATCGTACCGCAAACGGTCGTCCTTTTTTCGGGTACTATTGCAGATAATATCAGCTACGGATTACCGCACGTTTCTTTCAGCCGGCTCAAGGAAGCCGCCGAAGCCGCCAATGCGCTGGAATTTATTGAAAAACTCCCGCACGGATTTGATACGATTATCGACGGAACGGGAAATTCCCTCTCCGGCGGTCAGCGGCAGCGAATCGCGATAGCCCGGGCTTTCATTCGGGATCCCCGTATTCTGATTCTTGATGAAGCAACGAGTGCGCTCGACGCTTCATCGGAACAACTCGTGCAGTCAGCCGTGGATACGCTGATAAAAAACCGTACCTGCTTTATCGTTGCACACCGGTTATCCACCGTACGCCGTGCGGATCGGATATTCGTTATGAAAGCAGGCCGCATCGTTGAAGAAGGGGCGTATGATCACCTGCTTCAGGCGGGCGGGGAATTTACCCGTCTCCATTCTCTGCAATCGTAA
- a CDS encoding glycoside hydrolase yields the protein MVKNIYLVHHSHTDIGYTDYQEKIVFNHVAFIRDLPNTVNDDFKWNCETLFCVERFLKEADENEKKEFFRLVKEDKIGLSATYLNFTDLADVPHLTARVRRILSELAENGVTVRTAMFCDINGISLGSLDSYLDSGIEFLFTNVHCHHGMYPLFRNQQPFFWKSMKSGRSLLVWNGEHYNLGNALGFTCTKRANFMTENYFGSRHFDDAVKNCTANVKRYIAELEESGYDKDFLISAVSGVFSDNAPPNPEIAAIAKGVETELGTGFSVKMVTLAQLYSLIQDDCRNAPVYTGDFTDWWSFGVGSNPYATKHYLEAVRTQRKAELFGAEGVLSPALNDAYVDNALLYAEHTFGHSATVTDPSETMVQNLEFRKSSYASRANEAANMNLLRVYGSLHDSCTYYDRDGRIRVLHKGNGGLVPISFYIECWPYELFEVVDERTGRKMETQVSKHPRGALVSFYDTFAHGEEKRYRYAEIPLPAVQINTRHAYCGSERVRDIVNEYDPVTYTLPYQIDSPYFRITFSVGGGITGVYDRVHDRELLSDGDYALFNPVYEVTEGETDLYEQRRLLGRNIRGLRSKRYTAVVTGVTEVERGAVFNKTVLSMELYGLKKLDMVLKLYTNIPKIEVTLKVYKNLCLDAESLFLPLTLRQMKSLYFNKGGAYFRPGVEQIPGSCMEYYLLTDGLVYEAADTKYAIGLPDAPLVYTGEMKHHPVRLCRNLPEDNLRPLYSWIMNNNWETNFPLSLAGITEFRYTLTQCDAALPDVFAYLNTDSLETAVIMEKNQRG from the coding sequence ATGGTAAAGAACATATATTTGGTACATCACAGTCACACGGATATCGGCTACACCGATTATCAGGAAAAAATCGTTTTCAACCACGTTGCGTTTATCCGCGATTTGCCGAATACCGTGAACGATGATTTCAAGTGGAACTGTGAAACGCTGTTCTGCGTTGAACGGTTTCTGAAAGAAGCGGATGAAAACGAAAAAAAAGAATTCTTCAGGCTGGTCAAAGAAGATAAAATCGGACTTTCCGCTACGTATCTGAATTTTACCGATTTGGCGGACGTTCCCCATCTGACGGCCAGAGTCCGCCGCATACTGTCCGAACTTGCGGAAAACGGCGTTACGGTACGCACGGCGATGTTCTGCGACATCAACGGAATCTCTTTGGGCTCATTGGACAGTTACCTTGATTCGGGAATCGAGTTTCTGTTCACGAACGTGCATTGTCATCACGGCATGTATCCGCTTTTCCGGAATCAGCAGCCGTTTTTTTGGAAGAGCATGAAAAGCGGCCGTTCCCTGCTCGTATGGAACGGCGAACATTATAATTTGGGCAACGCGCTCGGTTTTACCTGTACGAAACGGGCGAATTTCATGACCGAAAACTATTTCGGTTCGCGGCATTTCGATGACGCCGTAAAAAACTGCACTGCAAACGTAAAACGGTATATCGCCGAATTGGAAGAATCCGGATACGACAAAGATTTTCTTATTTCCGCCGTTTCCGGTGTTTTTTCGGATAACGCTCCGCCGAATCCCGAAATCGCCGCCATCGCCAAGGGCGTTGAAACCGAATTGGGAACCGGTTTTTCCGTAAAAATGGTTACGCTCGCCCAACTGTATTCGCTGATACAAGACGACTGCCGGAACGCGCCGGTTTATACAGGCGATTTTACCGATTGGTGGAGCTTCGGCGTCGGCTCGAACCCGTACGCAACCAAGCACTATCTTGAGGCGGTGCGGACGCAGCGGAAAGCCGAACTTTTCGGAGCGGAAGGCGTCCTTTCTCCGGCGCTGAACGACGCCTACGTCGACAACGCGCTTTTATACGCGGAACACACGTTCGGCCATTCCGCCACCGTTACGGATCCGTCCGAAACGATGGTGCAGAATCTGGAATTCAGAAAAAGCAGCTACGCTTCGCGCGCTAACGAAGCCGCCAATATGAATCTGCTGCGGGTGTACGGAAGTTTGCACGACAGCTGCACGTATTATGACCGGGACGGCCGTATCCGCGTACTGCATAAAGGCAACGGCGGGCTCGTGCCGATTTCGTTTTATATCGAGTGCTGGCCGTACGAACTGTTTGAAGTTGTCGATGAACGAACCGGACGAAAAATGGAAACGCAAGTTTCAAAACATCCGCGCGGCGCACTCGTATCCTTTTACGACACCTTTGCACACGGGGAAGAAAAACGCTATCGGTATGCGGAAATTCCTCTGCCAGCCGTGCAAATCAACACCCGGCACGCATACTGCGGTTCGGAACGGGTAAGGGATATCGTCAACGAATACGATCCGGTTACGTATACGCTGCCGTATCAGATAGACAGCCCGTATTTTCGCATCACTTTTTCCGTCGGCGGCGGAATCACCGGCGTTTACGACCGTGTACACGACAGGGAATTGCTTTCGGACGGAGACTATGCGCTTTTTAATCCGGTATACGAAGTAACGGAAGGCGAAACGGATTTGTACGAACAACGGCGGCTTCTCGGCCGGAACATTCGCGGGCTCCGGTCAAAACGGTACACCGCCGTCGTAACCGGTGTTACGGAAGTCGAACGGGGAGCGGTTTTTAACAAAACGGTTCTTTCGATGGAACTGTACGGTCTGAAAAAACTCGATATGGTGTTGAAACTGTACACGAACATTCCCAAAATCGAGGTAACCTTGAAAGTGTACAAAAATTTGTGTCTCGACGCGGAATCCCTGTTTTTGCCGCTTACGTTGCGCCAAATGAAGTCGCTGTATTTTAATAAAGGCGGAGCGTATTTCCGTCCCGGAGTCGAACAGATTCCGGGCAGCTGTATGGAATATTATCTGCTGACCGACGGCTTGGTTTACGAAGCTGCCGATACGAAATACGCGATCGGCCTGCCGGACGCTCCGCTGGTTTATACCGGTGAAATGAAACATCACCCGGTCAGACTTTGCCGGAACCTCCCGGAAGATAACCTGCGGCCGCTTTATTCGTGGATCATGAACAACAATTGGGAAACCAATTTTCCGCTTTCGCTGGCGGGCATTACGGAGTTCCGGTATACGCTCACTCAGTGCGACGCGGCGCTGCCGGACGTTTTTGCGTATCTGAACACGGATTCTCTTGAAACGGCGGTGATAATGGAAAAAAATCAGCGCGGGTAA
- a CDS encoding glycosyl hydrolase family 18 protein: MSAPNLCTRRAFRAAVFLFSAAIVSCASRSPENAGSAADTGSAASHEPNAAILIEPEGDPSFEAAYPYRTAALQFDQVWAYLIAGQESYLDYGYPLSDVGYFGAEINSYGELAGVPDRTVIAAFPGRVHLVVVCNSTALTHFCLDPASPARAPLIESLLAAAEPYDGLQIDFELVPKRDGEHFVSFLTELKSRLGDTVLSTALPARTRVIENDVYDYAKIAAVVDSVFVMAYDEHWSTSAPGAVASLDWCVRIASHATETVPPEKLVMGLPFYGRTWGSVSVNRAFYFSGIQRILRENGVKSVRRENGVPTFTYEIPSVTVTGYYDDVYSLAARLELYRAAGIRAAGFWCLGQEDPRIWDVLRAPVTAIAE, encoded by the coding sequence ATGAGCGCTCCGAATCTTTGCACACGACGGGCGTTTCGCGCCGCCGTATTTCTTTTTTCAGCCGCAATCGTATCCTGCGCTTCGCGCTCGCCGGAAAACGCGGGTTCGGCCGCGGATACGGGTTCGGCGGCTTCGCATGAACCGAACGCGGCGATTTTAATCGAGCCGGAAGGCGATCCCTCCTTTGAAGCCGCATATCCGTACCGAACCGCCGCGCTGCAATTCGACCAAGTGTGGGCGTATCTGATAGCCGGACAGGAATCGTATTTGGACTACGGATATCCTCTTTCCGACGTGGGCTATTTCGGCGCGGAGATCAACAGTTACGGAGAACTCGCGGGCGTACCGGACCGCACTGTCATCGCGGCGTTTCCCGGACGGGTACACCTCGTCGTCGTCTGCAACAGTACGGCGCTGACTCATTTTTGCCTTGATCCGGCAAGCCCGGCGCGCGCTCCGCTGATTGAATCGCTCCTTGCCGCCGCCGAGCCGTACGACGGACTTCAGATCGACTTTGAACTGGTGCCTAAAAGAGACGGGGAGCATTTCGTTTCCTTTTTGACCGAATTGAAATCCCGGCTCGGCGATACGGTTCTGAGCACGGCCCTGCCGGCCCGGACCCGCGTCATAGAAAACGACGTGTACGATTATGCAAAAATCGCCGCCGTCGTCGATTCGGTGTTCGTCATGGCCTACGACGAACACTGGTCGACGAGCGCGCCGGGCGCAGTCGCGTCTCTGGATTGGTGCGTGCGCATCGCTTCCCACGCAACGGAAACGGTTCCTCCCGAAAAGCTCGTTATGGGACTGCCGTTCTACGGCCGCACCTGGGGCAGTGTGTCGGTAAACCGCGCGTTCTATTTTTCCGGTATTCAGCGTATTCTGCGGGAAAACGGCGTAAAATCGGTGCGGCGGGAAAACGGTGTGCCCACTTTTACGTATGAAATTCCTTCGGTAACGGTAACCGGGTATTACGATGACGTGTATTCGCTTGCCGCCCGGCTGGAACTGTACCGTGCCGCGGGAATCCGTGCCGCCGGTTTTTGGTGCCTGGGGCAGGAAGATCCGCGTATTTGGGACGTGCTGCGCGCTCCGGTTACGGCAATAGCAGAATAA
- a CDS encoding rhomboid family intramembrane serine protease, whose protein sequence is MTVKRKTRRNGLKVCYNAPVTLTFSLAAALILLLNDTVLHGLTDAFFVVPGRIGSAYAFDWKNALDYVRLFTHVLGHADWGHLISNLSFILLLGPLLEERYGSGMLALMMSVTAFVTGVLNACFMPVGLLGASGVAFMMILLASFTTITKNEIPLTFILIMILYMGNEIVAGFKRDDISSFAHIAGGLCGSLFGFLTVRAPRKQAVVQKAKPQGTKSGAETAAGVRTGRAAQVSAAGKSKPDTGTGRNGADVKRSAADDATIEISSIRF, encoded by the coding sequence ATGACTGTTAAACGGAAAACCCGGCGGAACGGACTCAAGGTCTGTTACAACGCGCCGGTTACGCTTACGTTTTCCCTCGCGGCGGCACTCATTCTGCTGCTGAATGATACCGTTCTGCACGGGCTGACCGACGCGTTTTTCGTCGTGCCGGGGCGCATCGGTTCGGCATACGCGTTCGACTGGAAAAACGCACTGGATTACGTGCGGCTTTTTACGCACGTTCTGGGACACGCCGATTGGGGGCATCTGATAAGCAATTTGTCGTTCATTCTCCTGCTGGGACCGCTGCTGGAAGAACGATACGGGTCGGGGATGCTCGCGCTGATGATGAGCGTTACGGCGTTCGTTACGGGCGTACTGAACGCTTGCTTTATGCCGGTCGGGCTGCTGGGCGCCAGCGGCGTTGCATTTATGATGATACTGCTCGCGTCTTTTACGACGATTACGAAAAACGAGATTCCGCTGACGTTCATTCTGATAATGATTCTGTACATGGGAAATGAAATCGTCGCGGGGTTCAAACGGGATGACATATCGTCGTTCGCACATATCGCCGGCGGACTGTGCGGAAGCCTGTTCGGCTTTCTTACCGTACGCGCGCCGAGAAAACAGGCGGTCGTTCAAAAGGCGAAACCGCAGGGAACGAAATCCGGCGCCGAGACGGCGGCGGGAGTCCGTACCGGACGGGCGGCGCAGGTTTCCGCTGCCGGAAAATCGAAGCCGGACACCGGAACGGGCCGGAACGGCGCGGACGTCAAACGGAGTGCTGCGGACGACGCGACGATCGAAATATCAAGTATCCGGTTTTAA